One Neodiprion pinetum isolate iyNeoPine1 chromosome 1, iyNeoPine1.2, whole genome shotgun sequence genomic window carries:
- the drn gene encoding AN1-type zinc finger protein 6 — translation MERESNPMQALCRSGCGFYGSPATDGLCSLCYKENLKKKQQPPVSAASPPTSVPTSQTASSNAGTLQTGFASLASTGTTAQPTIPTIPQPTNDLPSPKEVSREDQEGEAGASSGAAEGSVSSGDADDSFDGKESDKESKKKKNRCAICRKKVGLTGFECRCGGLFCSVHRYSDKHDCKFDYREMGAQEIRRNNPVVVGEKVQKI, via the exons ATGGAACGAGAATCTAACCCCATGCAAGCCTTGTGCCGTAGCGGCTGCGGGTTCTACGGATCTCCTGCTACCGACGGTCTCTGCTCTTTGTGCTACAAAGAAAACCTtaagaaaaaacaacagcCACCAGTCTCCGCTGCATCTCCACCAACCTCCGTACCAACCTCACAAACTGCTTCGAGTAATGCTGGTACATTGCAGACAGGATTTGCAAGTCTTGCGTCAACGGGGACGACTGCACAACCAACCATTCCCACAATTCCTCAGCCTACAAACGACCTGCCCAGTCCAAAGGAG GTGAGCAGAGAAGATCAGGAAGGAGAAGCAGGTGCAAGTAGTGGGGCTGCGGAAGGTTCGGTCAGTAGTGGGGATGCCGATGATAGTTTTGATGGCAAGGAGAGTGACAAAGAAtccaaaaagaagaaaaatcgttgtGCTATTTGTCGCAAGAAAGTGGGCCTGACCG GATTTGAGTGCCGCTGTGGAGGATTATTTTGCTCCGTGCATCGATACAGTGACAAGCACGACTGCAAATTCGATTACAGAGAAATGGGTGCCCAAGAGATTCGACGTAACAATCCGGTTGTTGTTGGTGAAAAagtgcaaaaaatttga